Proteins found in one Plasmodium knowlesi strain H genome assembly, chromosome: 12 genomic segment:
- a CDS encoding rab GTPase activator, putative codes for MKKIYRGTKTDEIFQAQKNKYNHLINKNHIYNNIYLNLEVYEKWRNPNTDKDEHSHWNEKSLSLVLNADSNLMDKEVKHLLRRGVSDSLKHLIWVRSNDVNYFVINFPHFYETTIYNTFGDKIPSILFNDCPTFCGGILGLQEDIMCVQTKIEELEIENHEDYDNFNINDSTSNILQLLFNNPNENEKKKDQYLLPEHNFWIEPKTLSTPNFGFTNKKKKKKFFYIENVKNKLLRSKRIDNYLRVASDSVLPYSSNFIFKNLSNRFYKGKVEKFDDKTAEEADGEKLEHNTTSDNLNKGDISTAGGGDVNAHHAGNIGVSDRSAEGKENVKEEAGKNIDNLSTNGEKIHNESGFKLSNCSESEKNILIKDDIIIFHNGGDDTNSGPDYDTGRPENEKGEATHYSKGGTNYENMGGIHPSKIIGTNSHGDQSISANTKDNLLSTKMEGKDSNKEAYESNKYLHIQYYMTEQYIISKKQAEKMNKAKLYLRTTRKKKIEKELNYHNGKTKSHYDGNLHHGGIQNSDDSFANGVSGEEERMYGRGAGDDSSTYRLKKYSSYNGTRNFLKKAFSVKRANQKNERKLSDHISSLIKRSLIKDKEKNNIIPQWEILPVGSGSSGKEKSKKKKNEGVSRDDICMDGWSSSKSVGQNDPPSDKLQLNCREGDRARSPNSGSGGSARTCLQAESSSSDDGIERKREDHTYDPRLRKPQGNDEDEDEDDGESIVKLSEFNEEDMENKRTDTLDVSRKYMNHRVVDLDKKNNDGGKKSLFGKLKKIFYKKKKSKDSETDMMKFANVYRSEGDHRRQGGKKKKNFDTGNVYEDGTEEEDGEGRIKTEKKHTRSGDRGSIFSSSLNNTGMVTQYNTFTSIRESGLLERNRHHESLSPGRIETVGRSRKKNYRIIISKHEKKDHVQGQTDGVRKKEDKKQTFFSRIGKMSPPLGLSFEGATKLGEGTPGKKEPLSSSGMKRNLIKNPTRGMGTMREEADADELENFHLPASHPLNDEKSQVSDVSEGNESERRVGEKMKEKKKINFKCESREDAHAASGAENQENADPRKGSVYKEKNVSKTEMKGDASGKEVPRGKKIQEEQTNKMEKKYASVEYNSKDNPNLEKELYNKFYENGVTNTNGVNGANGANGVNSSNAVRSANPGNHNIGGGAGGTYPPNVYNLDDATELTALLNDNGKHEIKKLLWAINNNFGNDIEFAPIIPNLCIILLIYFKASVVYCIIHCLIKKGIDTMKNKEVPFFIYKRKDFVKYVKYILNSFIQFLPKCYHYLRTLNFDLAAWTARCIQDGFSRMLPFDFVLRIYGIYIFEGQKTLCLYCLALLKFFENDLLKCTNIEQVENILYHICMHPYLTINELTQIAYRFKLKSKEKQLKFSTKCPSPYLMNVKMKTFYRPRLNDNSRLINSLHWQNIWEKIPSNLRSLDPFLTYCSKKDGYSFQVLVERTEKNKRKPMILILKTFDYDLVGFFCPFSLTRDLNFVNCSDKSSAFLCTFNTHFKFYKWSGRNNTLVLIRDGIYIGGNDIALFIDKDVKVGKTHSSESFFSPPLISTGRDFHIMDIEVWNLK; via the exons atgaaaaaaatatacagggGAACGAAAACAGACGAGATATTTCAGGcgcagaaaaataaatacaaccATCTGATAAACAAAAACCATATTTACAACAACATCTACTTGAACTTGGAGGTCTacgaaaaatggaggaatcCTAACACGGAC AAGGATGAGCACAGCCACTGGAACGAGAAATCCCTGAGTCTGGTCCTTAACGCGGACTCAAATTTAATGGACAAGGAAGTGAAGCACCTTCTGAGAAG AGGCGTGTCGGACTCGCTCAAACACCTGATCTGGGTGAGATCCAACGACGTAAACTACTTTGTTATAAATTTCCCGCACTTTTACGAAACGACCATCTACAACACATTCGGAGATAAAATCCCATCCATCCTGTTCAACGATTGCCCAACATTCTGCGGCGGAATCCTTGGGTTGCAAGAAGACATTATGTGTGTGCAGACAAAAATAGAGGAACTAGAAATTGAGAACCATGAGGATTATGATAATTTTAACATTAATGATTCTACAAGTAACATTTTACAACTTTTATTTAACAATCCAAAtgagaacgaaaaaaaaaaggaccagTATTTGTTGCCTGAACATAACTTTTGGATAGAACCCAAAACGTTGAGTACCCCAAATTTTGGGttcacaaataaaaaaaaaaaaaaaaaattcttctacattgaaaatgtgaaaaataaattgctaAGGAGTAAGAGGATCGACAACTACCTGAGGGTCGCATCCGATTCCGTTCTCCCCTATTCGAGcaacttcatttttaaaaatttgtctAATCGCTTCTACAAGGGTAAGGTGGAAAAGTTTGACGATAAGACTGCAGAAGAAGCAGATGGGGAAAAGTTAGAGCACAATACCACCAGTGATAATTTAAACAAGGGCGATATTTCCACCGCGGGAGGTGGTGATGTGAATGCACACCACGCCGGCAACATAGGTGTGAGCGACAGATCAgcagaagggaaggaaaacgtaaaggaagaagcaggCAAAAACATCGACAATCTATCTacaaatggagagaaaattCATAATGAGTCTGGTTTTAAATTGTCCAACTGTAgtgaaagcgaaaaaaatatcctcatCAAAGATgacataattatttttcacaaTGGAGGAGATGATACGAATAGCGGCCCGGATTACGACACGGGTAGACCGGAAAATGAGAAGGGCGAAGCAACCCACTACTCCAAAGGAGGAACGAACTATGAGAATATGGGGGGGATTCACCCGAGTAAAATTATTGGTACAAATTCCCATGGTGACCAATCCATTAGCGCAAATACAAAAGACAATTTGCTGTCCACTAAAATGGAAGGGAAGGACTCAAACAAGGAGGCATACGAGTCGAACAAATATCTGCACATACAATACTACATGACGGAACAGTACATCATAAGTAAGAAGCAGGCCgagaaaatgaataaagCGAAATTATACTTACGAACGacgagaaagaaaaaaatagagaaagaaTTAAATTACCATAATGGAAAAACCAAGTCACATTACGACGGGAATTTGCACCACGGAGGGATTCAAAACTCTGATGATTCGTTTGCAAATGGAGTAAgtggagaagaggaaaggatGTACGGAAGAGGAGCTGGAGATGATAGCTCCACTTatcgtttaaaaaaatattccagtTATAATGGCAcaagaaattttttaaaaaaagcattCAGTGTAAAGAGGGCAAATCAGAAGAATGAAAGGAAACTGTCTGATcacatttcttctttgatTAAAAGAAGCCTTATCAAGgacaaggaaaagaacaataTAATTCCGCAATGGGAAATATTGCCCGTGGGTAGTGGCTCTTCcggtaaggagaaaagtaaaaagaagaagaacgaaGGAGTGTCACGGGATGATATCTGCATGGACGGATGGTCATCTTCGAAAAGTGTTGGACAGAATGACCCACCATCTGATAAATTGCAATTAAATTGCAGAGAGGGAGATCGTGCAAGGAGCCCGAACAGTGGTAGTGGAGGATCTGCACGAACCTGCCTTCAAGCAGAAAGTAGCTCATCCGATGATGGAATAGAAAGGAAGAGGGAGGACCACACTTACGACCCCAGACTGAGGAAACCGCAAGGAAACGACGAAGATGAGGATGAAGACGACGGAGAATCTATCGTGAAACTGAGCGAGTTTAATGAGGAAGACATGGAGAATAAGCGAACGGACACTCTCGACGTGAGCAGAAAATATATGAATCATCGAGTGGTCGATTTGGACAAGAAGAACAACGACGGAGGGAAGAAGTctctttttggaaaattgaaaaaaattttctataaaaaaaaaaagtcgaaaGATTCGGAGACGGATATGATGAAATTTGCGAATGTATACAGGAGTGAAGGAGATCATCGTAGACAaggtggaaagaaaaagaagaatttcgACACGGGGAATGTATACGAGGATGGgacggaggaagaagatggaGAAGGGAGGATAAAAACGGAGAAGAAGCATACCCGTAGTGGAGATCGTGggtctattttttcctccagcCTGAACAATACAGGGATGGTTACTCAATATAACACGTTTACTTCCATCAGAGAAAGCGGGTTATTGGAGAGGAATCGTCATCATGAGAGCCTTTCCCCGGGGCGTATCGAAACGGTTGGTAGaagcaggaagaaaaacTACCGAATCATTATTAGTAAACACGAAAAGAAAGACCATGTGCAGGGACAGACTGATGGTgtaagaaagaaggaagacaagAAGCAGACGTTCTTTTCtagaattggaaaaatgagTCCTCCCTTGGGCTTATCCTTTGAAGGAGCGACAAAATTGGGAGAAGGAACCccaggaaagaaggaaccaCTATCCTCATCCGGcatgaaaaggaatttgATTAAGAATCCTACCAGGGGGATGGGGACAATGAGGGAGGAGGCTGACGCGGACGAATTGGAAAATTTCCATCTGCCGGCGAGCCACCCACTGAACGATGAAAAGAGCCAAGTGAGCGATGTAAGTGAAGGGAACGAAAGCGAACGGAGGGTtggtgaaaaaatgaaggagaaaaaaaaaataaatttcaagTGTGAGTCAAGGGAAGATGCGCACGCAGCGAGTGGTGCAGAGAATCAGGAAAATGCAGACCCAAGGAAGGGGTCGGTTTataaggagaagaatgtGAGTAAGACTGAAATGAAAGGTGACGCTAGCGGAAAGGAGGTCCCTCGGGGGAAGAAGATTCAAGAAGAGCAGAcgaacaaaatggagaaaaaatatgcctCCGTGGAATACAACAGTAAGGATAACCCTAACCTGGAGAAGGAGTTGTACAACAAGTTTTATGAAAATGGAGTGACCAACACTAACGGGGTTAACGGTGCGAACGGTGCGAACGGTGTGAATTCTTCCAACGCTGTGAGAAGTGCCAACCCTGGCAACCACAACATTGGAGGTGGTGCGGGAGGGACTTACCCTCCCAATGTGTACAACCTGGATGATGCCACGGAACTGACAGCTCTACTTAACGATAACGGCAAGCACGAAATTAAGAAGCTCCTATGGGCCATAAACAACAACTTTGGAAACGACATTGAATTCGCACCAATAATACCAAACCTCTGCATAATTCTCCTTATCTATTTCAAAGCTTCCGTAGTATATTGCATCATACACTgtctaataaaaaaaggaatagataCCATGAAGAATAAGGAGGTACCcttctttatatataaaagaaaggatTTTGTCAAGTACGTAAAATATATCTTAAATTCATTTATTCAGTTTCTTCCAAAGTGTTATCATTATTTGAGGACCTTAAATTTTGATTTAGCAGCATGGACTGCGAGATGTATCCAGGATGGCTTCTCCCGCATGCTTCCATTTGATTTTGTCTTAAGGATTTATGGAATTTATATATTTGAAGGACAAAAAACGTTATGTCTGTACTGTTTAGctttgttaaaatttttcgaGAACGATTTATTGAAATGCACAAATATAGAACAAGTGGAAAATATACTTTATCACATTTGCATGCATCCATACTTAACAATTAATGAACTTACACAGATTGCGTATCGGTTTAAGTTAAAGAGCAAAGAGAAACAGCTAAAGTTTTCAACCAAATGCCCCTCTCCTTATCTCATGAatgttaaaatgaaaacttttTATAGACCTAGACTGAATGATAATTCGAGATTAATAAATTCTTTACACTGGCAAAATATATGGGAGAAGATTCCTAGTAATTTAAGGTCCTTAGATCCTTTTTTAACTTACTGCTCGAAGAAGGATGGATACAGTTTTCAAGTACTTGTCgaaagaacagaaaagaataaaaggaaacccATGATActtattttaaaaactttCGATTATGATTTGGTGGGTTTCTTTTGCCCCTTTTCCCTTACCAGAGATCTCAATTTTGTGAACTGTTCCGACAAGAGCTCTGCTTTTCTGTGTACCTTTAACACCCATTTTAAGTTTTACAAATGGTCAGGCAGAAATAACACGCTTGTGCTTATACGCGATGGAATTTACATTGGCGGGAACGATATCGCTCTCTTCATTGATAAGGATGTCAAGGTTGGAAAGACACACTCATCCGAGTCCTTCTTCTCCCCACCCCTTATCTCCACTGGTCGCGACTTCCACATTATGGACATCGAAGTGTGGAACCTGAAGTAG
- a CDS encoding KIR protein, with protein MSGGEGKRTGEHLNYLTSRREYKKLDGCINFCSNSNTADRVESELRGNYNVQDNAEKVVRAWCDNRTMGRDTTWSSPICYWFYYWLGDMISRKVGSGTAFYSTMAWIYSKLKENGVPHTCDILYHSDRPGQGLFKHRKVVYEYYEDHNLMEFQARTYGQLCDAEYREHMREIKEACETVAADCANGPNASGSYCTWFKGKEGGNEDYCNEAKRSQLQCTNSDELSKEPLDSHGLAHGAIATVTDNQEQVDPEFLGISSDEEEELRNLGLGRKYVYLDGSLGTDCVSYGNYDESDSMKNKLSTDVLKNHSWDDELAEKVVHTWCYVMNKVGRNGDTDGWCDYFYFWLGDKLYNGAEGHSTLYSVMNRVYLELRGSDVGNECNMKYAGMKKLDFIKMKKLHDYAGDRSFIQLGMNKINRDESAEKSCTPALHKYLQNAKRAYEYIRARCQGRTREPDYCRDFDDKYKSLIGDLTQQSNCTVAVKPATAAKPVAAKPVAAKTCTPDSSGSGEPCTPDLHHNGVPVEEGKGGSDSGGNNTGSVVTPSTVAGGTIATIGIPTISFFLYKYTDIFDGIKKSIFGGSNNRNRGRRSTIGRQHFDDILTENDFSTLGDDGSTTLGGGGGGSSTLGGSSTDISTIYDDGVRRRQPTGRGRTRTGINNGRPGNIRYYAT; from the exons ATGTCAGGAGGAGAGGGGAAACGCACG GGGGAGCACTTGAATTATCTAACATCCCGGAGGGAGTATAAGAAGTTAGATGGGTGTATTAATTTCTGTAGTAATTCAAATACCGCCGACAGAGTGGAGAGCGAATTAAGAGGGAACTACAATGTTCAAGACAACGCGGAGAAGGTAGTGAGGGCCTGGTGCGATAATCGAACAATGGGGAGGGATACAACATGGAGCAGTCCAATTTGCTACTGGTTTTATTATTGGTTGGGGGATATGATATCGCGCAAGGTGGGGAGTGGTACTGCATTTTACAGTACTATGGCATGGATTTACTCAAAgttaaaggaaaatgggGTTCCACATACTTGCGACATTCTGTACCACAGTGACCGCCCTGGCCAGGGACTCTTCAAACATAGGAAAGTAGTGTACGAATACTATGAGGATCATAATCTTATGGAGTTCCAGGCAAGAACTTATGGTCAATTATGTGACGCAGAATATAGGGAACATATGAGAGAAATTAAGGAAGCGTGCGAAACTGTGGCAGCGGATTGTGCGAATGGGCCCAATGCAAGTGGTTCATACTGCACTTggtttaaagggaaagaggGCGGGAATGAAGATTACTGTAATGAAGCAAAGAGATCACAACTGCAGTGTACCAACTCCGATGAATTGTCGAAGGAGCCTCTTGATTCTCACGGTCTGGCTCATGGCGCCATTGCAACTGTCACGGACAACCAGGAGCAAGTTGATCCTGAGTTCCTTGGAATTTCATCTGATGAG GAAGAGGAATTGAGGAATTTAGGTTTAGGGAGGAAGTATGTATATTTAGATGGTAGTTTAGGGACCGACTGTGTCTCCTATGGGAACTACGACGAGAGCGATAGTATGAAGAACAAGTTAAGTACGGATGTATTAAAGAATCACTCCTGGGATGACGAACTCGCGGAGAAGGTTGTACATACCTGGTGCTATGTGATGAATAAAGTAGGGAGGAATGGGGATACTGATGGGTGGTGTGATTATTTCTACTTCTGGTTGGGGGATAAATTATACAATGGGGCGGAGGGCCATAGTACACTTTATTCGGTTATGAATCGAGTATACTTGGAGCTGCGGGGTTCGGATGTAGGTAACGAGTGTAATATGAAGTATGCaggaatgaagaaattggattttataaaaatgaaaaaattacacgaTTACGCCGGGGACCGGAGTTTTATACAGCTgggaatgaataaaataaataggGATGAAAGTGCGGAAAAATCATGCACCCCAGCACTCCACAAATACCTACAAAACGCTAAAAGAGCTTATGAGTACATACGAGCACGGTGCCAGGGGAGGACTCGGGAACCTGACTACTGCAGGGATTTCGACGACAAATATAAGTCACTTATAGGTGACCTAACCCAACAATCCAACTGCACCGTTGCAGTTAAACCTGCCACCGCAGCAAAACCGGTTGCTGCCAAACCGGTAGCCGCTAAAACGTGTACTCCAGATTCTTCCGGTTCTGGTGAACCTTGCACTCCCGATTTACATCATAATGGTGTCCCTgttgaggaaggaaaaggtggtTCCGATAGTGGTGGCAACAACACTGGAAGTGTCGTCACACCTTCTACTGTAGCTGGTGGTACCATTGCCACCATAGGAATACCAACCATtagtttctttttatataaa tatactgatatatttgatggaataaaaaaatccattTTTGGTGGCAGCAATAATAGAAATAGGGGAAGAAGATCTACCATTGGACGTCAACACTTTGACGACATACTCACAGAGAATGATTTTTCCACACTAGGAGATGACGGTTCCACCACCCTCGGTGGTGGTGGGGGTGGATCGTCCACCTTAGGTGGTAGCTCCACTGATATTTCTACCATATATGATGATGGAGTACGACGACGTCAACCAAccggaagaggaagaacacGGACAGGAATAAATAATGGAAGACCAGGAAATATACGTTATTATGCCACATaa
- a CDS encoding 50S ribosomal protein L22, apicoplast, putative, with amino-acid sequence MGYLIRIAIAFILLMINDKAPFVRSFFTASGGGEITQRGGRKRRNDFYHLSKRKKGAREALLNNVAGTQGGSQLSGPPVIDGVDKVENASCSDDHGDDHRDDGTGMQGEETGGRYASGLDLFQNDCLQLKQWYLGQEVREKWKEKHVENVRSNYEKVLLNNKYNELFNMYRNIKKNNVENYKKRVKTNRINPVIYVKKRLVSATAKYIKMSFMKTRKILWKIRYMPIIKAFAFLYYYGTNKYTVNIYKCIKSCLFNAINKYGRNNIKPVFHTLQANMGGYTKKINIRAKGKTDIIREPHTHIRVVLEV; translated from the coding sequence ATGGGCTACCTAATCAGAATAGCCATCGCGTTTATTCTCCTAATGATAAATGATAAGGCGCCATTTGTGAGAAGTTTTTTTACCGCAAGCGGTGGTGGAGAAATAACCcagagggggggaaggaaaagaagaaacgacTTCTACCACTTATCGAAACGGAAGAAAGGCGCAAGGGAGGCGCTTCTAAATAATGTTGCAGGAACACAGGGAGGGAGTCAGTTGAGCGGCCCGCCCGTAATAGATGGGGTAGACAAAGTGGAGAACGCAAGTTGTAGTGATGATCATGGTGATGATCACCGTGATGATGGTACAGGTATGCAGGGTGAGGAGACGGGTGGAAGATACGCAAGTGGACTGGACCTGTTCCAGAATGATTGTCTACAGTTGAAGCAGTGGTACCTAGGACAGGAGGTGCGGGAAAAGTGGAAGGAGAAGCACGTGGAAAATGTACGAAGCAATTACGAGAAAGTTCTACTAAACAACAAGTACAACGAATTGTTTAACATGTatagaaatataaaaaagaataacgtggaaaattataaaaagagaGTTAAAACTAACAGAATCAATCCAGTCAtctatgtaaaaaaaaggctagTCTCCGCAACAGCAAAGTATATTAAAATGTCTTTTATGAAAACGAGGAAAATTCTTTGGAAAATCAGATACATGCCCATAATAAAGGCTTTCGCATTTCTGTATTACTACGGCACAAACAAATATACAGTGAATATTTACAAGTGCATAAAATCGTGCCTCTTTAACGCTATTAATAAATATGGGCGGAATAATATTAAGCCCGTTTTTCACACGCTACAGGCTAATATGGGTGGATATACCAAGAAGATTAACATTCgtgcaaaggggaaaacggaTATCATACGCGAGCCGCACACGCACATTCGGGTGGTTCTCGAGGTGTAA
- a CDS encoding 1-deoxy-D-xylulose 5-phosphate reductoisomerase, putative → MKGSIFLHTLLLLVGMEEIRAVRVYPQQGGRDMHVRRDTQGERKRAYIVNMKGGDAQNGEKKRGKWSGHIKFRKREDLPYGSQHIVNAANDINATNSANTGNDATPINVAIFGSSGSIGTNALDIIRECNRTQKRFNVEALYVNKSVNKLYEQAREFLPKYVCIHDESKYEELKNLLKNIKGYNPEILIGDEGMKQMCKSDTLDKVVIGIDSFYGLYSTIYAIKNNKIIALANKESIVSAGFYLKKLLTIHTKSCIIPVDSEHSAIFQCLDNNKVLQTKCLQDNFSKVNQIKKIILSSSGGPFQNMSIDQLKNVTSADALKHPKWKMGPKITIDSATMMNKGLEVIEAHFLFDIDYNNIDIVVHKECILHSCVEFIDKSVIAQMYYPDMKIPILFGLSWPNRINTDLPSLNLVNTSPLTFSSPSLDHFPCIKLAYHAGRKGTFYPTVLNAANEVANKLFLNNKIGYFDIAAIISDVLESFTPQTISNNCEDLMKQIGDISNWSMEKATEVYQTRYGRMQ, encoded by the coding sequence ATGAAAgggtccatttttttgcacacccTGTTGTTGCTCGTTGGCATGGAGGAAATAAGGGCTGTGCGTGTGTACCCTCAACAAGGGGGAAGGGATATGCACGTGAGGAGGGACACACAGGGTGAGAGGAAAAGAGCATACATAGTAAATATGAAAGGAGGAGATGCGCAGAATGGTGAAAAGAAACGGGGAAAGTGGTCTGGTCATATAAAATTTAGAAAGCGAGAGGACCTCCCATATGGGAGTCAACACATCGTGAACGCGGCCAACGACATAAATGCCACTAACAGTGCCAACACAGGTAATGACGCCACACCGATCAACGTAGCCATCTTCGGAAGTAGCGGGAGCATCGGAACGAACGCGCTGGACATCATTCGCGAGTGCAACCGAACCCAGAAAAGATTCAACGTAGAAGCATTGTATGTTAATAAAAGTGTGAATAAATTGTATGAACAAGCAAGGGAGTTTTTGCCAAAATATGTGTGCATCCATGATGAGTCGAAATATGAGGAGctaaaaaatttgttaaaaaatataaaaggttaTAATCCAGAGATACTAATAGGGGATGAAGGCATGAAGCAAATGTGCAAGAGCGATACACTGGATAAGGTTGTAATTGGCATCGACTCCTTCTATGGATTATACTCGACAATATATGCaataaagaataataaaattattgcaCTAGCAAATAAGGAGTCCATCGTATCTGCAGGATTTTatctgaaaaaattattaacgaTTCATACAAAGTCATGCATAATTCCAGTGGATTCGGAACACAGTGCCATCTTCCAATGTTTAGACAACAACAAGGTGTTGCAGACGAAATGTCTACAGGATAATTTCTCCAAGGTGAAccaaataaagaaaattattttatcttcctcAGGTGGCCCCTTCCAAAATATGTCTATTGATCAATTGAAAAATGTAACCTCAGCAGATGCTCTCAAGCATCCCAAGTGGAAAATGGGGCCCAAAATAACCATTGACTCAGCAACTATGATGAATAAAGGGCTCGAAGTTATTGAGGCTCATTTCCTCTTCGACATAgattataataatatagATATCGTTGTTCATAAAGAATGTATCCTCCATTCATGTGTCGAATTTATAGACAAATCTGTTATTGCACAAATGTATTATCCAGATATGAAAATACCTATTCTTTTTGGTTTGAGTTGGCCTAATAGAATTAATACAGATTTGCCTTCCCTTAACTTAGTTAACACTTCTCCTCTTACCTTCTCCTCCCCTTCTCTGGATCATTTTCCTTGTATCAAGCTCGCTTACCATGCGGGTAGGAAGGGAACCTTCTACCCTACTGTCCTCAACGCTGCCAACGAAGTGGCGAACAAACTATTTTTGAATAACAAAATTGGCTACTTTGATATTGCCGCCATCATATCGGATGTGTTGGAATCCTTCACTCCACAGACCATCTCCAACAATTGCGAAGATCTGATGAAGCAAATTGGGGATATTAGCAACTGGTCCATGGAAAAGGCTACGGAGGTATACCAGACGCGCTATGGAAGAATGCAGTGA
- a CDS encoding WD repeat-containing protein 79, putative: MMEGNTHVDSNDKEICEMHTGGETHMKKRVFYILQEVPYADFYNFNYEPIDKFRESRETQCIDGDTSSSSCDKLGDDRIGEAIHERCSCANHQQRSNVEDGQNNQCVKYYQGGENPNIDYPPGGEPGKNELSEEYTVENKWGRKESHRKKSQKIKRKNEFLKQCEFNSDGSCYYTISNSNHLKLFATDLSLLNELSNGSSNGGEQNINLRALHDKYEQMDNEEKEKRNESWICLQMDEHIYDCKFYPFFDWNNSNTCFFAVCSKGKPVCLHSAYDGSVIMSFKTVDECYELCNSYSLCFHPERNWILCGTNAKSIKVFDFEKPNEVYENRILSTRKGKGQKGIISTMAYKRKGYGENVVYAVGDYNDCIYLYADNCDHKNDFILKFQNKKKNSNGITCIKWLDEFSLLSGSRNGSFIYRYDMRKDTEYVQKWKRFALTNQKYLFDVYQDVLLISGDSFGYLNLYHLREQNVIYKEQINKYSPIISVNLHPTYPLLLTGSGTRRFYENNNNKVDIMASILSPGVDTSDHNLLDDTSSSIPFPSMSRYVNSVCTIWCDFVY, from the coding sequence ATGATGGAGGGGAATACACACGTGGACTCAAACGACAAGGAGATCTGTGAAATGCACACAGGAGGAGAAACGCACATGAAGAAGAGAgtattttacattttgcaAGAAGTACCATACGCAGATTTTTACAACTTCAATTATGAACCAATTGATAAATTTAGAGAGTCCAGAGAAACGCAGTGCATCGACGGGGAtacatcatcatcgtcatgtGATAAACTTGGTGATGATAGGATAGGAGAAGCGATCCATGAGAGATGTTCTTGCGCAAACCATCAACAGAGGAGTAATGTGGAAGACGGACAAAATAATCAATGTGTAAAATATTACCAAGGAGGGGAGAATCCCAATATAGACTACCCTCCAGGAGGAGAACCCGGAAAGAACGAATTGAGTGAAGAATATACCGTCGAGAATAAATGGGGTAGGAAGGAAAGCCATCGGAAGAAGagccaaaaaataaaaaggaaaaatgaatttctgAAGCAGTGCGAATTTAACAGCGATGGAAGTTGCTACTACACCATTTCGAATAGCAACCATTTGAAACTTTTCGCCACGGATCTGTCATTACTAAATGAGTTAAGTAACGGTAGCAGTAACGGTGGAGAGCAGAATATAAACTTAAGGGCACTGCATGATAAGTACGAACAAATGGataatgaggagaaggagaaaaggaacgaGAGTTGGATCTGCCTACAAATGGATGAACACATTTACGATTGTAAGttttacccattttttgaCTGGAACAATAGCAACACATGTTTCTTTGCAGTGTGTTCGAAAGGAAAACCTGTATGTCTACACAGCGCGTATGATGGTTCCGTTATCATGTCCTTCAAAACGGTGGATGAGTGTTACGAGCTGTGTAACTCTTATTCGTTGTGTTTCCATCCTGAGAGGAACTGGATCCTATGTGGAACCAACGCCAAGTCTATTAAGGTTTTCGATTTTGAAAAACCAAATGAAGTGTATGAGAATCGTATCCTAAGTacaagaaaagggaaaggacaaaaaggaattatcTCTACCATGGCATATAAGAGAAAAGGTTACGGAGAAAATGTAGTTTATGCTGTTGGAGATTACAATGACTGTATATACCTCTATGCAGATAACTGTGATCATAAGAacgattttattttaaaatttcaaaataaaaaaaaaaattccaatggAATAACATGTATAAAGTGGCTAGACGAGTTTTCTCTCCTAAGTGGAAGTCGAAATGGGTCGTTCATCTATCGTTATGACATGAGGAAAGATACAGAGTATGTGCAGAAATGGAAGCGATTTGCCTTAACGAATCAGAAGTACTTGTTTGATGTGTATCAAGATGTACTTCTCATCAGTGGAGATAGCTTTGGCTATTTAAACCTGTACCACTTGAGAGAACAAAATGTCATTTacaaagaacaaattaacaAGTACTCTCCAATAATTTCGGTGAATTTACATCCTACATATCCGCTCCTTTTAACAGGATCGGGCACGAGACGCTTTTAtgaaaacaacaacaacaaggTTGATATAATGGCCAGTATCCTCAGCCCTGGGGTGGATACATCAGACCATAATCTCCTCGACGATACGTCTTCTTCGATTCCCTTTCCAAGTATGTCCCGGTATGTAAACAGCGTGTGCACAATTTGGTGCGATTTTGTCTACTGA